In a genomic window of Staphylococcus taiwanensis:
- a CDS encoding SDR family oxidoreductase, with the protein MGAKDPRTKFKTTDYEQQEQALPGLQSELTPEPDCGEESYVGHDRLKDYKMFVTGGDSAIGRAAAIAYAKEGADVAINYLPSEAQDAEEVKAVIEKAGRKVVLIPGDVRDEQFNYKLVEQAYTELGGLDNVTLVAGHQQYHDTLKEFDTDSIKETFETNVYPVFWTVQKALDYLQPGASITTTSSVQGYNPSPIIHDYAASKAAIISLTKSFSEQLGEQGIRVNCVAPGPFWSPLQITGGQPQSAIPKFGQETPLGRAGQPVELAGTYVLLASEESSYTTGQVFGVTGGIQID; encoded by the coding sequence ATGGGTGCAAAAGATCCAAGAACAAAATTTAAAACGACAGATTATGAACAACAAGAACAAGCATTACCAGGTTTACAATCTGAATTAACACCTGAACCGGATTGTGGTGAAGAATCTTACGTTGGTCATGATCGCTTAAAAGATTATAAAATGTTCGTTACAGGTGGAGATTCTGCGATCGGACGTGCGGCAGCCATTGCATATGCGAAAGAAGGCGCAGATGTTGCAATTAATTATCTGCCAAGTGAAGCACAAGATGCCGAAGAAGTGAAAGCAGTAATTGAAAAAGCCGGACGAAAAGTAGTATTGATTCCTGGCGATGTACGTGATGAACAATTTAACTATAAATTAGTAGAACAAGCGTACACAGAATTAGGTGGCTTAGACAATGTTACATTGGTTGCTGGCCATCAACAATATCATGATACCTTAAAAGAATTTGATACTGACTCAATAAAAGAAACATTTGAAACCAATGTCTATCCGGTATTCTGGACAGTACAAAAAGCATTGGATTATTTACAACCAGGTGCCTCTATTACGACAACATCATCTGTCCAAGGATATAATCCAAGCCCAATCATTCACGATTATGCGGCATCTAAAGCTGCCATTATTTCTTTAACTAAAAGCTTTTCTGAACAATTAGGAGAACAAGGAATACGAGTGAATTGTGTCGCACCAGGACCATTCTGGTCACCATTACAAATTACAGGTGGACAACCACAATCTGCTATTCCAAAATTTGGGCAAGAAACACCTTTAGGTAGAGCGGGCCAACCTGTTGAATTAGCAGGCACATATGTCTTATTGGCTTCTGAAGAATCTAGCTATACCACAGGGCAAGTGTTTGGTGTTACTGGTGGAATCCAAATCGATTAG